Proteins encoded within one genomic window of Brenneria nigrifluens DSM 30175 = ATCC 13028:
- a CDS encoding ABC transporter ATP-binding protein: MSFVKFENVSLAYNNSEQLAIKNINFSINENEFVALVGPSGCGKSTFMKLTSGLISPSEGYVFVNKREVAGPQKCVGMAFQASNLLPWRTTLQNVMLPMEIVEPYRSTLRKKKREYEEQARALLKRVGLGGYEDKFPWELSGGMQQRASICRALIHKPRLLMLDEPFGALDAFTREELWCMVRDLWQEAPFTVVLVTHDLREAVFLADTVYVMSARPGRIIARREIELPRPRDLQVAYTDAFSRYVLELREHISSQRHA; this comes from the coding sequence ATGAGTTTCGTTAAGTTCGAGAATGTCAGTCTGGCGTACAACAACAGCGAACAGCTGGCCATAAAGAATATTAATTTCAGTATCAATGAAAATGAGTTCGTGGCGCTGGTCGGGCCTTCCGGCTGTGGTAAATCGACATTCATGAAGTTGACTTCGGGGCTGATCTCGCCAAGCGAGGGCTACGTTTTCGTCAACAAGCGCGAAGTGGCGGGGCCGCAGAAATGCGTCGGCATGGCGTTCCAGGCGTCCAACCTGCTGCCGTGGCGCACCACGCTACAAAACGTCATGCTGCCAATGGAGATCGTGGAACCTTACCGTTCTACGCTGCGTAAAAAAAAGCGTGAGTATGAAGAACAGGCGCGCGCCTTGCTCAAGCGCGTTGGGCTGGGTGGGTATGAAGACAAATTTCCGTGGGAACTCTCCGGCGGCATGCAACAGCGCGCCTCCATTTGTCGCGCGCTGATCCACAAACCGCGTTTGCTGATGCTGGATGAACCGTTCGGCGCGCTGGACGCGTTCACCCGTGAAGAGCTGTGGTGCATGGTGCGTGATCTGTGGCAGGAAGCGCCTTTCACTGTGGTGCTGGTCACTCACGATCTGCGTGAAGCGGTGTTCCTGGCGGATACCGTGTACGTGATGAGTGCGCGACCGGGCCGGATTATTGCGCGCCGGGAAATCGAGCTTCCGCGCCCACGCGATCTTCAGGTGGCCTACACCGATGCCTTTTCTCGCTATGTGCTCGAACTGCGCGAACATATTTCTTCCCAGCGTCATGCATAA
- a CDS encoding ABC transporter permease, translating to MSRRTLIKIAPWALLVMLGIVWQVVVVGLDIPGYLFPSLSDVCRSLVADWRPIAAHSLQTLYTTLAGFVLAVAFGLVLGVAVGASTLVYKSVYPLLVGFNSIPKVAFVPVLVVWFGIGTIPAIATAFLISFFPVVVNVATGLATVEPELEDVLRSLGASRLDILKKVGLPRSLPYFFASLKVAITLAFVGSVISETVASNLGIGYLMMSASSNMNMALVFAGLIVIGAMGVVMYELFAFVEKRMTHWAHR from the coding sequence ATGTCTCGTCGTACGTTAATCAAGATTGCGCCCTGGGCTCTGCTGGTCATGCTCGGGATTGTCTGGCAGGTGGTGGTGGTGGGACTTGATATCCCCGGCTACCTGTTTCCCTCACTGAGCGACGTGTGCCGCTCATTGGTCGCCGACTGGCGTCCTATCGCCGCGCATTCATTGCAGACGCTTTACACCACGTTGGCGGGTTTTGTGCTGGCGGTCGCATTCGGACTGGTGTTGGGCGTGGCCGTGGGCGCCTCCACGCTGGTGTACAAATCGGTATATCCGCTGCTGGTGGGATTTAACTCCATTCCCAAGGTGGCGTTTGTGCCGGTACTGGTGGTGTGGTTCGGCATTGGCACCATACCGGCTATCGCCACCGCTTTTCTGATCTCCTTTTTCCCGGTGGTGGTCAACGTGGCCACAGGGCTCGCCACCGTGGAGCCGGAATTGGAGGATGTGCTGCGCTCGCTGGGCGCGTCCCGCCTCGACATCCTGAAAAAGGTCGGGTTGCCCCGTTCACTGCCTTACTTCTTCGCCTCATTGAAAGTGGCGATCACCCTGGCGTTTGTCGGATCGGTAATTTCAGAAACGGTGGCCTCCAACCTGGGCATTGGCTATCTGATGATGTCCGCGAGTTCCAACATGAATATGGCGCTGGTGTTCGCCGGATTGATCGTTATCGGCGCGATGGGGGTGGTGATGTATGAACTTTTCGCTTTTGTCGAAAAGCGGATGACGCACTGGGCGCATCGCTGA
- a CDS encoding Zn-dependent hydrolase has translation MTGDLCINGERLMASLYELGKIGALPQGGVCRLALSEEDRQGRDWVVARMRALGLDITVDAIGNTVGVYPGLTDGPAVMMGSHIDTVATGGLYDGNYGVLSGLEVIATLKDAGLHLRRPIAAAFFTNEEGSRFQPDMMGSLVYQGGLALETALATRGIDGVAVGDALRQIGYDGPAPVGNNRVDSYFELHIEQGPVLDEEGLAIGVVEGVQGISWSEFQLQGVANHAGTTPMRLRRDAGYVAARIGVFARQLAQELGGDQVATVGHAVFSPNLVNVIPDTVTLTVDLRNTDAEALYQAEQRLWAFAAQAAEEEGVALLRKTLARFEPTPFAPEMVALVAAQARERGLPSRRMPSGAGHDAQIMAAMCPAGMIFVPSRAGLSHNTQEFTAPQDLIAGANVLLGAVIQRADRA, from the coding sequence ATGACTGGCGATTTATGCATTAACGGCGAACGTTTGATGGCGTCGCTGTATGAACTGGGCAAGATTGGCGCGTTGCCGCAGGGCGGCGTGTGCCGGCTGGCGCTCAGCGAGGAAGACAGGCAGGGGCGGGATTGGGTCGTTGCGCGCATGCGGGCGCTGGGGCTGGATATCACGGTGGATGCCATCGGCAATACCGTTGGCGTCTACCCCGGATTGACCGATGGGCCGGCGGTGATGATGGGATCGCATATCGATACCGTGGCGACGGGCGGGCTGTATGACGGTAACTACGGCGTACTGTCCGGGCTGGAGGTGATTGCCACGTTGAAGGATGCGGGCCTTCACCTGCGTCGGCCGATTGCGGCGGCTTTCTTCACCAACGAGGAGGGCTCGCGTTTTCAACCCGACATGATGGGCAGTCTGGTCTATCAGGGCGGATTAGCACTGGAAACGGCGCTGGCGACGCGAGGTATTGACGGCGTCGCCGTGGGCGATGCGCTACGGCAAATCGGCTATGACGGCCCGGCCCCGGTGGGCAATAACCGCGTGGACAGCTATTTCGAACTGCACATCGAGCAAGGGCCGGTGCTGGATGAGGAAGGGCTCGCCATTGGGGTGGTGGAAGGCGTGCAGGGCATCTCCTGGAGCGAATTCCAACTGCAAGGGGTTGCCAACCATGCGGGCACCACGCCGATGCGTTTACGCCGGGATGCCGGGTACGTGGCGGCGCGTATCGGCGTTTTTGCCCGCCAACTGGCGCAAGAGCTGGGGGGCGATCAGGTGGCGACCGTCGGGCACGCGGTGTTCAGCCCTAATCTGGTCAATGTGATCCCCGATACCGTGACGTTGACGGTGGATTTGCGCAATACCGATGCCGAGGCGCTGTATCAGGCGGAACAGCGTCTGTGGGCATTCGCCGCACAGGCGGCGGAAGAGGAGGGAGTAGCGCTGTTACGCAAAACGCTGGCCCGTTTCGAACCGACCCCGTTTGCGCCGGAAATGGTGGCGCTGGTCGCGGCGCAGGCCCGTGAACGCGGGTTACCGTCCCGCCGCATGCCGAGCGGCGCCGGGCATGATGCGCAAATCATGGCGGCCATGTGCCCGGCCGGGATGATCTTTGTTCCAAGCCGGGCGGGGTTAAGCCATAACACACAGGAATTCACGGCGCCGCAGGATCTGATCGCGGGCGCGAACGTTCTGCTGGGTGCGGTGATACAGCGCGCCGATCGCGCCTGA
- a CDS encoding N-carbamoyl-D-amino-acid hydrolase, whose amino-acid sequence MARYVNVAIGQLGPVNKKDSRAAVVARLMSLMREAHRLGAELVVYPELALTTFFPRWYIEDEAQLDRWCEAAMPGKETQPLFSLARELQVGFCLGYAELSVEQGEKRRFNTAILVDKNGDIVGKYHKVHLPGHREHEPWRAFQHLEKRYFTPGSEFPVFDAFGGRFGMAICNDRRWCETYRVMGLQGVEMVLIGYNTPVHNAPAPEHDDLSLFHNQLSMQAGAYQNGTWVVGVAKAGTEEGVEHIGGSCIIAPSGEVVASCVTKGDEVAIARCDLDFCQIYKRTTFNFDLHRQPNAYGPITMLKGEALLADGSPRHQ is encoded by the coding sequence ATGGCGCGTTATGTCAATGTCGCTATCGGCCAGTTAGGGCCGGTCAATAAAAAAGATTCCCGTGCCGCCGTGGTGGCGCGTCTGATGAGCCTGATGCGGGAAGCGCATCGGCTGGGGGCGGAACTGGTCGTCTATCCAGAGCTGGCGCTCACTACCTTTTTCCCGCGTTGGTATATCGAAGATGAAGCGCAACTGGACAGGTGGTGCGAGGCCGCAATGCCGGGAAAAGAGACGCAGCCGCTGTTCAGCCTGGCGCGGGAATTACAGGTGGGTTTTTGCCTGGGTTATGCCGAACTGAGCGTGGAACAGGGGGAAAAACGGCGTTTTAACACCGCGATCCTGGTGGATAAAAACGGCGACATCGTCGGCAAATACCACAAAGTGCACCTGCCGGGGCACCGTGAGCATGAACCCTGGCGCGCGTTTCAGCATCTGGAGAAACGCTATTTCACGCCGGGCAGTGAATTTCCGGTGTTTGACGCCTTTGGCGGCCGGTTCGGCATGGCGATTTGTAACGATCGCCGCTGGTGCGAAACCTACCGCGTCATGGGGCTGCAAGGCGTGGAAATGGTGCTGATCGGCTACAACACCCCGGTGCATAACGCCCCCGCGCCGGAACACGATGACCTGTCGCTGTTTCATAACCAGCTCTCCATGCAGGCCGGGGCATATCAGAACGGCACCTGGGTGGTCGGCGTGGCCAAAGCGGGGACGGAAGAGGGCGTAGAGCACATTGGCGGCAGTTGCATTATTGCCCCGTCCGGCGAAGTGGTGGCCAGTTGCGTCACCAAAGGCGATGAGGTGGCGATCGCACGCTGCGATCTCGATTTCTGCCAGATCTACAAACGCACCACGTTCAATTTTGACTTACATCGTCAGCCCAACGCCTACGGCCCCATCACCATGCTCAAGGGTGAAGCGCTGCTGGCGGACGGCAGCCCGCGTCACCAATGA
- a CDS encoding molybdopterin cofactor-binding domain-containing protein, producing MEMQVVGREVPRVDGLAKVKGSAVYGDDITLKGMLYGVCRYADIAAGRVEEVDLSAALQVPGVVKIATWSDVPGESHIGVVIADYPPLVKENIAFRGDVIAVIAAESYEAACLAADNIRVRYTPCAPITRVEDALKPDARLIHPGSAGNVINHHHTIKGDIEAGFAVSSHIFEREYEVGYQEHAYIEPESIIAWLDDNEQIMTLSGSVQNAHRVRGFVAKYLGLPQALVNVKRAVIGGSFGGKDDIIDHLACRAALLCHLTGRPVKFTYNREQSMRESYKRHPYKMKYKIGLDDDARIQAIKIDVLADGGSYAGQTPFVTWRSSVQAAGPYRIPNVRVDVTGVYTNNNYTSAFRGFGAPQVILANESLMDEVAAALGLSPLELRRRNILRQGDTSMAGQVFSEHRVSAEEVLAKAADGADFIARRERYRQLNAQGGPIKYGIGLALSHRGCSLGAEGLDASSALIQVNADGSVNISTAVSENGQGLQTAMSMIAAEAFGLPLSWIMFTDPATAMIADGGSTVASRGTLMGGQAVLNAAGKIKRRMAEAVAAQLGAHGLDDLMWRDGKVFNRADLNRSMDFRQAVALTRAAGANLSAYGWHVAPAIHWDEEKGCGSPYFTWVYGCQVADVAVDTRTGKVTLLDITAVHDVGKVVNRVGFEGQVYGGVVQGMIGYGMLEDFNIENGEVKSENFDTYLLPTIRDIPNIRVIAVENHDRAGPYGAKVIGEPVLELGGAALNNAVSFAVGRWNRTLPLTLEQVRLGYNLKKPARQSEAQAHDGERKQVLRLNTLEVSRPANLQQALALLALEGAQALAGGTDVLVQARLKTTPVRLVNIAGLNELHGISAQGDGVSIGAGICFTDLAADARLVRDYPLLVTACRTVGSLQLRNRATVGGNIVNAAPCADSVPPLMVYGAEVELRSAGASRRMPLESFIIGGYRTQLRAGELLTRIILPPPPTGALRPFYLQLGRRSAVNITRQSLTALFRLDAQGRIELCRLADGAVFGKPQRLTAVEQALLGNPPTQAVIDHAAAALEGMVTQAIGGRWSAPYKIPVYLDMFRQVMAELAEQE from the coding sequence ATGGAAATGCAAGTGGTTGGCCGCGAAGTACCGCGCGTTGATGGTCTGGCCAAGGTCAAGGGCAGCGCGGTGTACGGTGACGATATCACCCTGAAAGGCATGCTGTACGGCGTATGCCGCTATGCGGACATCGCCGCGGGCCGTGTGGAAGAGGTCGATCTCAGCGCGGCATTGCAGGTGCCGGGCGTGGTGAAGATCGCCACCTGGAGCGACGTCCCCGGTGAGAGCCACATCGGCGTGGTGATAGCGGACTATCCGCCGCTGGTGAAGGAGAATATCGCCTTTCGCGGCGACGTGATCGCGGTGATCGCGGCCGAAAGCTATGAGGCGGCCTGTCTGGCGGCGGATAACATTCGCGTGCGCTACACGCCGTGCGCGCCCATTACCCGCGTGGAGGATGCGCTGAAGCCGGATGCCAGGCTGATCCACCCCGGCAGCGCCGGCAACGTGATCAATCACCACCATACCATCAAAGGCGATATTGAGGCGGGCTTCGCCGTCTCCAGCCATATTTTCGAACGGGAATATGAGGTGGGTTATCAGGAGCACGCCTACATTGAACCGGAATCGATCATCGCCTGGCTTGATGATAACGAACAAATCATGACGCTGTCGGGGTCGGTGCAGAATGCTCACCGCGTGCGCGGCTTTGTCGCGAAATACCTTGGTCTGCCGCAGGCGCTCGTCAACGTCAAACGCGCCGTCATCGGGGGCTCCTTCGGCGGTAAAGACGACATTATCGACCATCTGGCGTGTCGGGCGGCGCTGTTATGCCATTTGACGGGCAGACCGGTCAAGTTTACCTACAACCGCGAACAATCGATGCGCGAGAGCTACAAACGTCATCCGTACAAGATGAAATACAAAATCGGATTGGATGACGACGCGCGTATTCAGGCCATCAAGATTGACGTACTGGCGGATGGCGGCAGCTACGCCGGGCAGACGCCGTTTGTGACCTGGCGCAGTTCGGTGCAGGCGGCGGGACCGTATCGCATTCCGAACGTGCGGGTCGATGTGACGGGGGTATACACCAACAACAACTACACCTCGGCGTTTCGCGGCTTTGGCGCGCCCCAGGTGATCCTGGCCAACGAGTCGCTGATGGATGAAGTGGCCGCCGCGCTTGGATTATCGCCGCTGGAACTGCGCCGGCGCAATATCCTGCGGCAGGGGGATACCAGTATGGCGGGGCAGGTGTTCAGCGAACACCGGGTTTCCGCCGAAGAAGTGCTGGCGAAAGCGGCTGACGGCGCTGATTTTATCGCCAGGCGCGAACGCTATCGGCAATTGAATGCGCAGGGCGGGCCGATCAAATACGGCATCGGCCTGGCGTTAAGCCACCGGGGATGTTCACTGGGGGCGGAGGGATTGGATGCCTCGTCGGCGCTGATTCAGGTTAATGCGGACGGCAGCGTCAATATCTCCACCGCGGTATCGGAGAATGGTCAAGGGCTGCAAACGGCGATGTCGATGATTGCGGCGGAAGCCTTTGGGCTGCCGCTGTCGTGGATCATGTTTACCGATCCCGCCACGGCGATGATTGCCGACGGCGGCTCCACCGTGGCGTCACGCGGTACGCTAATGGGCGGGCAGGCGGTGCTCAACGCAGCGGGCAAGATCAAACGGCGCATGGCCGAGGCCGTCGCGGCGCAGTTGGGGGCGCACGGGCTTGATGATTTGATGTGGCGCGACGGCAAGGTATTCAACCGCGCCGATCTGAATCGCAGTATGGATTTCCGTCAGGCGGTCGCACTCACCAGGGCCGCCGGCGCTAATCTCTCCGCCTACGGCTGGCATGTGGCGCCTGCCATTCACTGGGATGAAGAAAAGGGGTGCGGCAGTCCTTATTTCACCTGGGTGTACGGTTGTCAGGTGGCGGATGTGGCCGTAGATACCCGTACTGGAAAAGTCACGCTGCTGGATATTACCGCGGTGCATGATGTGGGCAAGGTAGTTAACCGCGTCGGTTTTGAAGGCCAGGTATACGGCGGCGTGGTGCAAGGGATGATCGGTTACGGCATGCTGGAAGATTTCAATATCGAAAACGGGGAAGTGAAATCGGAGAATTTCGATACCTACCTGCTGCCGACCATCCGCGACATACCGAACATCCGGGTGATTGCGGTGGAAAATCACGATCGGGCCGGTCCTTACGGCGCCAAGGTGATTGGCGAACCGGTGTTGGAGCTGGGCGGCGCGGCGCTGAACAACGCGGTGAGTTTTGCCGTTGGCCGCTGGAATCGCACGCTGCCGCTGACGCTGGAACAGGTGCGGCTGGGCTACAACCTGAAAAAACCGGCGCGGCAGAGCGAAGCGCAAGCCCATGATGGTGAACGCAAGCAAGTGCTTCGTCTCAACACCCTTGAGGTCAGCCGGCCCGCCAATCTGCAACAGGCGTTGGCGCTGCTGGCGCTGGAGGGCGCACAGGCATTGGCGGGCGGCACGGATGTGCTGGTGCAGGCACGTTTGAAAACGACGCCGGTACGTCTGGTGAATATCGCCGGGCTGAACGAATTACACGGCATCAGCGCGCAAGGCGATGGCGTCAGCATTGGCGCGGGCATCTGTTTTACCGATCTGGCGGCCGATGCGCGCTTAGTGCGGGATTACCCGCTGCTGGTCACCGCGTGTCGTACGGTGGGGTCGTTGCAACTGCGCAACCGGGCGACGGTGGGGGGCAATATCGTCAATGCCGCGCCCTGTGCGGACTCCGTCCCGCCGCTGATGGTCTATGGCGCCGAAGTGGAACTGCGCAGCGCCGGCGCAAGCCGCCGCATGCCGCTCGAATCCTTTATCATCGGCGGTTACCGTACTCAGTTGCGAGCGGGGGAATTATTAACCCGCATTATTCTGCCGCCCCCGCCGACGGGCGCGCTGCGCCCGTTTTATCTGCAACTGGGGCGGCGTAGCGCCGTGAATATCACGCGCCAGAGCCTCACCGCGCTGTTTCGATTGGATGCGCAAGGGCGTATCGAACTGTGCCGTCTGGCGGACGGCGCGGTGTTCGGCAAGCCTCAGCGGCTGACGGCGGTAGAGCAGGCGCTGTTGGGCAACCCACCGACGCAGGCGGTTATCGATCATGCGGCGGCGGCGTTGGAAGGGATGGTGACGCAGGCTATCGGCGGTCGCTGGTCTGCTCCTTACAAAATCCCGGTTTATCTCGACATGTTCCGTCAGGTGATGGCGGAACTGGCTGAGCAGGAGTAA
- a CDS encoding (2Fe-2S)-binding protein, giving the protein MIDVEMKINGIRVRASVDDNTRLLDYLRDDRRLTGTKEGCSVGECGACSVIMNGRAVCSCLLLVAQCDGAEITTVEALHQDPVGVKLQNAFIRHGGVQCGFCTPGVLISAKALLDANPRPDDEEIREALEGNLCRCTGYQPIITSIKAVLAQ; this is encoded by the coding sequence ATGATTGATGTAGAAATGAAGATTAACGGCATTCGGGTGCGGGCCAGCGTCGACGACAATACCCGCTTGCTGGATTACCTGCGTGACGATCGCCGGCTGACCGGCACCAAGGAAGGGTGTTCCGTCGGAGAGTGCGGCGCCTGCTCTGTCATCATGAACGGGCGCGCGGTCTGCTCTTGTCTGCTGCTGGTGGCGCAGTGCGATGGCGCGGAGATCACCACGGTGGAAGCGCTGCATCAGGATCCGGTGGGGGTTAAACTGCAAAATGCCTTCATTCGCCACGGCGGCGTGCAGTGTGGTTTCTGCACGCCCGGCGTGCTGATCAGCGCCAAGGCGCTGCTGGATGCCAACCCACGGCCGGACGACGAAGAGATTCGCGAGGCGCTGGAAGGCAACCTGTGCCGCTGCACCGGTTACCAGCCGATTATCACCTCCATTAAAGCGGTGTTGGCCCAGTGA
- a CDS encoding NTP transferase domain-containing protein: protein MKPKVCLMLAAGLSSRMGQWKMMLPWGEGTVLDGALAAALSFCDRVVLVTGFRGAELNWRYGGHSRITLRHNEGFTQGMFSSIRRGVEAVDEGHFFLALGDMPAVSGAVYRTLWRQRDASCLIPEYAQGKGHPVLLPPAMRAAVLAAGNDSSMKALIARHGQRRVSVADGAIHWDMDTPEQYQQLLRRR, encoded by the coding sequence ATGAAACCCAAGGTCTGTCTGATGCTGGCGGCGGGCCTCTCCAGCCGCATGGGGCAGTGGAAAATGATGCTGCCCTGGGGCGAGGGAACGGTGCTCGACGGCGCGCTGGCCGCGGCGCTATCTTTCTGCGATCGCGTGGTGCTGGTCACCGGTTTTCGCGGTGCGGAGTTGAATTGGCGCTATGGCGGCCACTCGCGCATCACCTTGCGCCACAATGAAGGCTTTACCCAGGGGATGTTTTCCTCCATTCGCCGTGGCGTGGAGGCCGTGGACGAGGGGCATTTCTTTCTGGCGTTGGGGGATATGCCGGCGGTCAGCGGGGCGGTATACCGCACGCTGTGGCGACAGCGCGACGCGAGCTGTCTGATCCCGGAATACGCACAAGGAAAGGGTCACCCTGTGCTGTTGCCGCCAGCCATGCGCGCGGCGGTACTGGCGGCTGGTAACGACTCGTCGATGAAAGCGCTCATTGCGCGCCACGGCCAACGGCGGGTGTCGGTGGCGGATGGCGCGATTCATTGGGATATGGACACGCCGGAGCAGTATCAGCAGTTGCTGCGGCGTCGTTAG
- a CDS encoding sigma-54 interaction domain-containing protein, whose protein sequence is MTSKTLSLMHIQPTIRHFTQMLSQVLRLEVEIVDNQLLRVAGSGPYRSRIGHPSNNTRLLQYVIDNKQEKAVIHSQHDPICQSCDRYGSCGELAFLGLPVMHEGRCLGVISLAAINQEQQQRLQENITVFSDYVRHISSLLIANLTKSPTTNDGMDVLFTTLINSMDQGILVLDEHGIITFANQNALTLLNTRWETLAQTPVTIRPLVASKDFANGNAQHVISFATRQEVAIGQHHNGKNRQLFLFAFHQSERPAPVDKAGSEPRIGQFIGNAPAVQALKQLIARFADSPSSIMITGESGSGKEVLARSIHQVGRRSLHPFIAINCAAIPEHLLESELFGYVKGAFTGAAPNGKAGLIQSAHFGTLFLDEIGDMPLTLQAKLLRVLETREVMPLGAGKPVAVDIRIISATHQNLARAIEDGTFREDLYYRLKVIPVAIPPLRERTADIELLVHHFLNLHTRRIGSTYPGVSREVMALLRHYRWPGNVRELSNLVEYLVNIVPDGEVIDPTLLPPHFHSTAAAVPPAVETAPTDDAARAVPPSLKQLEHQRIEEALHRGVSKTQLAQELDISVATLYRKIKKYRLSDIR, encoded by the coding sequence ATGACGAGCAAGACCCTGTCTCTGATGCATATCCAGCCCACGATCCGGCATTTTACGCAGATGCTCAGTCAGGTATTGCGGCTTGAAGTTGAAATCGTCGATAACCAGTTGCTGCGCGTCGCGGGAAGCGGCCCGTATCGTTCTCGTATCGGCCATCCGTCGAATAATACCCGCCTGCTGCAATACGTCATTGATAACAAGCAAGAGAAAGCGGTCATTCATTCGCAGCACGATCCGATTTGCCAAAGCTGCGATCGGTACGGCAGCTGTGGCGAACTGGCCTTTCTCGGCCTGCCGGTGATGCACGAAGGCCGCTGTCTGGGCGTGATCAGCCTCGCGGCGATCAACCAGGAACAGCAACAACGGTTACAGGAAAATATCACCGTTTTTTCCGATTACGTGCGGCATATTTCCTCGCTGTTGATTGCCAACCTGACGAAAAGTCCCACCACCAACGATGGCATGGATGTGTTGTTTACCACGCTTATCAACAGTATGGATCAGGGTATTCTGGTGCTTGATGAGCATGGCATCATTACCTTCGCCAATCAGAATGCGCTAACGCTGCTCAATACCCGTTGGGAAACGCTTGCCCAGACCCCGGTGACCATCCGCCCGTTGGTCGCCAGTAAAGACTTCGCCAACGGCAATGCGCAGCACGTGATTTCCTTCGCTACCCGGCAGGAAGTGGCGATCGGCCAGCACCACAACGGAAAAAACCGCCAGTTGTTTCTGTTTGCCTTTCATCAGTCCGAACGCCCGGCGCCGGTCGATAAGGCGGGCAGCGAACCCCGTATCGGACAGTTTATCGGCAATGCGCCCGCGGTTCAGGCGCTAAAACAGCTCATCGCCCGTTTTGCCGACAGCCCCTCCAGCATTATGATCACCGGGGAGAGCGGCAGCGGTAAAGAGGTGCTGGCACGTTCGATTCATCAGGTAGGACGGCGCAGCCTGCATCCTTTCATTGCCATCAACTGTGCGGCGATCCCGGAGCATCTGCTGGAGAGCGAACTGTTCGGCTACGTCAAAGGCGCGTTTACCGGCGCCGCGCCCAACGGCAAGGCCGGGCTGATTCAGTCCGCCCATTTTGGCACCTTGTTTCTCGACGAAATCGGCGATATGCCGCTGACATTACAGGCCAAGCTGCTGCGGGTGTTGGAAACGCGCGAGGTGATGCCGCTGGGGGCCGGTAAGCCGGTGGCCGTGGATATCCGAATCATTTCCGCTACCCACCAGAATTTGGCGCGGGCGATCGAAGACGGAACGTTCCGCGAAGATCTCTACTATCGTCTGAAGGTGATTCCGGTGGCGATCCCGCCGTTGCGGGAGCGCACGGCGGATATCGAATTGCTGGTGCACCATTTTCTCAACCTGCATACCCGGCGCATCGGCAGTACCTACCCTGGCGTTAGCCGGGAAGTCATGGCATTGCTGCGCCATTACCGCTGGCCGGGCAATGTGCGCGAATTGAGTAATCTGGTGGAGTATCTGGTGAATATCGTGCCCGACGGCGAGGTGATTGATCCGACGCTGCTGCCGCCGCACTTTCATAGTACGGCGGCGGCAGTGCCGCCTGCGGTTGAAACGGCTCCCACGGATGACGCTGCGCGCGCCGTTCCTCCCAGCCTGAAACAGTTGGAGCACCAACGCATCGAGGAAGCGCTACACCGCGGCGTGAGCAAAACGCAACTGGCGCAAGAGCTGGATATCAGCGTTGCCACCCTGTATCGAAAAATCAAAAAGTACCGGCTAAGCGATATCCGTTAA